ATCTGACTTCCAGTTGCCACTAATCTCATATTTTCCCAAATTCCATGCAAGCTACGTAATCCATTTACGATTTTATTCACTTCTGATCTAGCTTGAATCGTGGCATCTGAAAGTTGTTGTGCATTATTTGGTGAGACATTATATTCATGGTTTGCCATTATTGCAATCAGGTCAGATCTAATTGCAAAAAATGTAGGTATTCCGTATGATGGAGAAAATCCGAGTTTTTCAATTTCTTTTCTCAAATTTATTTTATTATCTGAACTTGATGCATTTCCATTAATGAATTTCTCTTTTATTAGATCTTCTTTATTAATTCCCATAACAATGGCCATCAAGGATAGGGGTTGTGTTTTTCCAGTAACAGGATGACCTAAGTCAAAATTACAACCTGAAAGGGCTGACAAATCACCGTTTCCTGTAGCATCTACAAAACATTTAGCTTTCCAGATTTCACGTCCTGAATTACTTTCAGTAATCACCGCACTAATACGTCTTCCTTTTATTATAGACGATACTATTCTAGTATAAAGACGAACATGAACACCAGCTTCGGCACACATTTGCTCTAACACTAATTTCATTGCTTCAGCATCGTATATGCTGTTTTGTAATTGAGCTTTAGTTGAATCTAGTCGCTTTAATATTTCCGCCATGATACCTAATTTACCATTGTGATCAATGATATTACTTAGCATGCCTGTAGTCCAAACTCCTCCTAAACATCCATATAACTCGATAAGACAAGTTTTCGCACCACTTCTAGCAGCACTAACTGCCGCTGCAATTCCTGCTGGTCCACCCCCGCAGACAATAACGTCAAAAAAATCATTTACAGTTTTTCCTTCCCTAGTAGGTTGATAAACATGAGGCTTAATTGTTGAACAGGATGTAAAAGCTGTTAAAGCGCCAAATTTTATAAAATTTCTTCTTTTCATATGTAAAACTTTATTTTATTAATATTTGCGTGGATACTTAGATCCGATTGATTTCAAATTGTTTATAATTTAATTCTTTGACATTTTTGTAAACGCTTTTGAATCATGTACTGTCGTTTCTGTAATATGGAAGAATGTAGGAATCTGTGTTTACATCGTATAATGTATTCACATTGACACCAGTTTTTTGCTGAATTCAACCCATCAATCAGTTCACAGCAGGACACAAATCAATGATTGTTGAATCTAAGCAATATACTTCCATCGAGTTTGAAGACGTCAGTGACGCGCTTCTGCCTATTCCTAAATAGTTGCACTTGAAATTATGAGCATCAAGCACAAAAAAAATTATTCAGACTTTTTCGATCAGATAATTGGCCAAACATCATAGCAAGCATCTGATTTCAACAAATGGAATGCTTCATATAATTATTGCCATCATACTTTCTATCGACGTTATTGGGTTTATTACTATCTAAGAGAGTTACGAGTTAAATTAAAACGAATTTATTGTTGTGTATTTGTATCCTGCTTAGGACCGCAAAGTTGAGAATTCAACTTCGTTTATTTGGAAATACTATTCAAGTGTATAAATTGCAATTATATAAGATACGTTTTTGGATTTTACTAAAATACATATGATATGCTTTTATCTATTAATAACCAGGATTTTGGTTCATGTTTCTATTTATTAATATTTCTTTTGATGGAATTGGCCATAAATATTGTCGACTTGCATCAAAACTTCTTTGCGATAACATTCTAACTAACCCTTCTGAATACATCTTAGTAAAATCAACAATTCCATCCTCATCAATGCTGGGTGTTTCTGGGAAAAACCAGAGATTTGACTTAACAATCTTTTCTCGTAAATCATGAACATCTAACATTCCATAATTCTTGTTTGTTAAAGCCTTTTCTGCCAGACGCCAACGAATAAGATCCATATATCTTAATCCTTCATTTGTAAATTCAACTCTTCTTTCTAGTCTTACTTTTTTTCTTAGATAATTTTGGTCATTAGAATTTATAGCAGGATATTCAGTTATAGCAGAAACAGCAACCCCGTAAGCTCTTGCTCTAACTTGATTAATAGCATTTAACACTGATGGATCTATTTCTCCTAGCTCAATCTTTGCTTCGGCATACATTAATAATACATCTGCATAACGAATATAAATAAAGTCTGGATCAGTTATTAAATCCAGCCAATCTTCGTCAATACCTTTCTTGAAAAGAAGCCCGTTATAGCTTGCCCACTGTATAGTACCTCTTGAGTCATTATTTTTCACATACATTCCTGTGTTTAAATTTAATACATTTAAAGAATCTGGATGAGGGTCATAAATATAGCCTAAATGTGAGCTCCCGAATTCAACTATGGTAGCAGTACACCTTGGATCACGGTTTTGAAACGGTTTTCGAGGATTAAATAATGGTGATTCATCTATGGGAAGTCCGTCGATACACTCAAACGAACAAAATAAGTCCCAAGTTGGGTTGTAATAAGAAGTACCTCCTACATTCCGTGATCGCATTCTGTTAACGATTCCATTTGTGCCAGTACTATAAATGAGTCCTAATTCTATAGACCTAGGAAAAACAAAAATAGCTTCATTTGAATTCTTAGTTTTCGATAAAAATAAATCGTTAAAACTTGGATGTAAACTATAAATATTTAAATCAATACAACTTTTCGCAGCATCCTTAGCTGTATTCCAGTCTTGCATATATAATGCTATGCGTGCCTTTAATGCCAAAGCAGCTCCTTTTGTTGCTCTCTGAAGTTCATCATCTCCATAGCTTAGAGGTAAATTTTCAATTGCGTAATCAAAATCAATATAAATTTCTTGTAAAATCTTATCTTTATTTGCTCTTGACATTGAAAATGCTTCACTAATGTCAATAAGAGGCTCTTTATAAAATACAACATCTCCAAAATAACTTATTAATATTGAATATTGAGCAGCTCTTACAAAACGTGCTTCGGCTGTATATTGTATTATTCTATTTTCTGGAATATTTTTCGCCTCGTCTAGATTTGCTAATAATGTATTTGCACGGGATATAACTCTATAACAGTTGGTCCATAAGTTTGAAGAGATATTCCAGTCACTACTGATTGTTCCTGCAACAATAGGGCTTAAATCAGTTCTGGTATACCAGTCATCAGTATATTCTTCAGTATTTAAATACCAATTGTCAATATTATATAAATTATTTAAAGACATCGTTATCTCAACTTCATTAGAATACCAATTTTCTGAAGATCCTTCAGCTAATGGATTTAAGTCTAATTCGACGCAAGAAGAGATAAATGTTATAGCAAACAACAATGTTATTTTTTTAAATGTTTTCATAGTTCACGAATTAATAAATTAATGAAATTCCAAAATGGAATGAAGATGTAATTGGATAATATCCTACTGCTGAACTTTCAGGATCCCAGCCTTTAGGGTACTTGTCAATAGAAAATAAATCAAATCCAGAGACATAAAAACGACATTTTTGCATGTTGATCTTTTCGAGAAAACTTTTAGGTAAATTATAGCCAAAAGTTAGATTTTGAAGTCTTAAATATCTGCCATTAAACATAAAATGATTGCTTGTAGTGTAGTTTGATGATGAAGTTCTAGAAGAGAGTTTCGGATGATGAACTAAATTATTTTGTTCTTCAGAATT
This portion of the Petrimonas sulfuriphila genome encodes:
- a CDS encoding RagB/SusD family nutrient uptake outer membrane protein; its protein translation is MKTFKKITLLFAITFISSCVELDLNPLAEGSSENWYSNEVEITMSLNNLYNIDNWYLNTEEYTDDWYTRTDLSPIVAGTISSDWNISSNLWTNCYRVISRANTLLANLDEAKNIPENRIIQYTAEARFVRAAQYSILISYFGDVVFYKEPLIDISEAFSMSRANKDKILQEIYIDFDYAIENLPLSYGDDELQRATKGAALALKARIALYMQDWNTAKDAAKSCIDLNIYSLHPSFNDLFLSKTKNSNEAIFVFPRSIELGLIYSTGTNGIVNRMRSRNVGGTSYYNPTWDLFCSFECIDGLPIDESPLFNPRKPFQNRDPRCTATIVEFGSSHLGYIYDPHPDSLNVLNLNTGMYVKNNDSRGTIQWASYNGLLFKKGIDEDWLDLITDPDFIYIRYADVLLMYAEAKIELGEIDPSVLNAINQVRARAYGVAVSAITEYPAINSNDQNYLRKKVRLERRVEFTNEGLRYMDLIRWRLAEKALTNKNYGMLDVHDLREKIVKSNLWFFPETPSIDEDGIVDFTKMYSEGLVRMLSQRSFDASRQYLWPIPSKEILINRNMNQNPGY
- a CDS encoding FAD-dependent oxidoreductase, with the protein product MKRRNFIKFGALTAFTSCSTIKPHVYQPTREGKTVNDFFDVIVCGGGPAGIAAAVSAARSGAKTCLIELYGCLGGVWTTGMLSNIIDHNGKLGIMAEILKRLDSTKAQLQNSIYDAEAMKLVLEQMCAEAGVHVRLYTRIVSSIIKGRRISAVITESNSGREIWKAKCFVDATGNGDLSALSGCNFDLGHPVTGKTQPLSLMAIVMGINKEDLIKEKFINGNASSSDNKINLRKEIEKLGFSPSYGIPTFFAIRSDLIAIMANHEYNVSPNNAQQLSDATIQARSEVNKIVNGLRSLHGIWENMRLVATGSQIGIREGRRIKGIYTINKEDMISGARFEDAICRATYMVDIHSLDYNKAGYTTDGINVKPYDIPLRSLIAQDVDGLMMAGRCISGDFFAHASYRVTGNAVAMGEAAGVVTAIASLSNKMPHEVTWISVSEALKSIRR